One segment of Mycolicibacterium neworleansense DNA contains the following:
- a CDS encoding cytochrome P450, producing MTDINYDTVDYFTDQSLVPDPHPYFDHLRSKCPVVKEPNYGVMAITGFEEATTVLKDTDTFSSCIAVAGPFPPLPFTPEGDDITEQIAAHRPQMPMFEHMVTMDPPEHTDARSLLNRLLTPRRLKENEDFMWRLADECLDDFIADGKCEFLSAYAKPFSLLVIADLLGVPEEDHEEFRTVLGAPRPGAQVGSLDGDLVSSNPLEWLDEKFISYLEDRRKEPRDDVLTALATANYPDGSVPPIIEVVRSATFLFAAGQETTTKLLSASLRVLGDRPDIQQALRDDRSRIPTFVEEALRMDAPVKSQFRLAKKNTKLGDIDVPAGTTMMVCPGAVNRDPVRFEDPHTFSLDRKNVREHIAFGRGVHSCPGGPLARVEGRVSLERILDRMTDIGIDEEFHGPADDRRYTYEPTFILRGLTDLNITFTPVR from the coding sequence ATGACCGATATCAACTACGACACCGTCGACTACTTCACCGACCAGTCACTGGTGCCCGACCCGCACCCGTACTTCGACCACCTGCGCAGCAAGTGTCCGGTCGTCAAGGAACCGAACTACGGGGTCATGGCGATCACCGGCTTCGAGGAGGCCACCACGGTCCTCAAGGACACCGACACGTTCTCGTCCTGCATCGCGGTGGCCGGACCGTTCCCGCCACTGCCCTTCACGCCCGAGGGCGACGACATCACCGAGCAGATCGCCGCACACCGCCCGCAGATGCCGATGTTCGAGCACATGGTCACGATGGATCCGCCCGAGCACACCGATGCGCGTTCCCTGCTGAACCGGCTGCTGACACCACGCCGACTCAAGGAGAACGAGGACTTCATGTGGCGGCTGGCCGATGAATGCCTCGACGACTTCATCGCAGACGGCAAGTGCGAGTTCCTCTCGGCCTATGCCAAGCCGTTCTCACTTCTGGTGATCGCCGACCTGCTCGGGGTGCCCGAGGAGGACCACGAAGAGTTCCGCACGGTACTCGGCGCCCCCCGGCCCGGGGCGCAGGTCGGCTCCCTCGACGGCGACCTCGTTTCCAGCAATCCGCTGGAGTGGCTCGACGAGAAGTTCATAAGTTACCTCGAAGACCGGCGAAAGGAGCCCCGCGACGACGTGCTGACGGCCCTCGCCACGGCGAACTACCCGGACGGATCCGTACCACCCATCATCGAGGTGGTTCGGTCGGCAACCTTCCTCTTCGCCGCCGGCCAGGAGACCACCACCAAGTTGCTCTCGGCGTCACTGCGGGTGCTCGGCGACCGACCGGACATCCAACAGGCCCTGCGCGACGACCGCAGCCGCATACCGACCTTCGTCGAGGAGGCACTGCGGATGGACGCCCCGGTCAAGAGCCAGTTCCGGTTGGCCAAGAAGAACACCAAGCTGGGCGACATCGACGTACCGGCCGGCACCACCATGATGGTGTGCCCGGGCGCGGTGAACCGCGATCCGGTCCGCTTCGAAGACCCCCACACGTTCAGCCTGGACCGTAAGAATGTGCGTGAGCACATCGCGTTCGGCCGGGGTGTGCACAGCTGCCCGGGCGGCCCGCTGGCCCGCGTCGAGGGCCGTGTGTCGCTGGAGCGGATCCTGGACCGGATGACCGATATCGGCATCGACGAAGAGTTCCACGGCCCGGCCGACGATCGCCGCTACACCTACGAGCCGACGTTCATCCTGCGCGGTCTGACCGACCTGAACATCACGTTCACGCCGGTGCGCTGA
- a CDS encoding TetR/AcrR family transcriptional regulator, which yields MASARRIGAPDAKNRIVLLDAAEALMIEEGYVAVTSRRVAERAGLKPQLVHYYFRTMDDLFLAVFVRRAEEGLAAQAEALNSPQPLWALWRFGTDPSATRLTMEMTGLANHRPALRAEIGRYAEMFREAETKAIDGALRRYGVEASEVPPIVWTFIAASVSRVMVMEQALGMTAGHAEVLKFCEDWLRRLEGEPQPLELPA from the coding sequence ATGGCATCGGCGCGAAGGATCGGGGCGCCGGACGCGAAGAACCGGATCGTGCTGCTCGACGCTGCCGAAGCGCTGATGATCGAGGAGGGGTACGTCGCGGTCACGTCCCGCCGAGTCGCTGAGCGGGCCGGTCTCAAGCCCCAGCTGGTGCACTACTACTTCCGCACGATGGATGATCTGTTCCTGGCGGTGTTCGTGCGGCGCGCCGAGGAGGGTTTGGCTGCGCAGGCCGAAGCCCTGAACTCGCCGCAGCCGCTGTGGGCGCTGTGGCGCTTCGGCACCGACCCGAGCGCTACGCGCCTGACGATGGAGATGACGGGCCTGGCCAACCATCGACCGGCACTGCGGGCTGAGATCGGCCGCTACGCCGAGATGTTTCGCGAGGCGGAGACCAAGGCGATCGACGGGGCGCTGCGGCGTTACGGCGTCGAAGCCTCCGAGGTGCCGCCGATCGTGTGGACCTTCATCGCGGCCAGCGTGTCGCGGGTGATGGTCATGGAGCAGGCGCTCGGCATGACGGCAGGTCACGCGGAGGTGCTGAAGTTCTGCGAGGACTGGCTGCGGCGCCTGGAGGGCGAGCCGCAGCCGCTCGAGTTGCCCGCCTGA
- a CDS encoding thiolase family protein, producing MTNDVAIIGVGLHPFGRFDKTAMQMGAEAIQFALDDAGLQWKDIQFGFGGSYEVSNPDAVTRLVGLTGITFTNVFNACATAASAIQQTADTIRLGKYDIGIAIGLDKHPRGAFTDDPAKLALPQWYAENGQFVTTKFFGMKANHYIHKHNISEETLARVANKNFRNGEKNPNAFRRKEISVEEIMASPVLNYPLRQYMFCAPDEGAAAVIMCRADIAHKYTDKPVYVRASEIRTRTFGAYEVHATSAPLDEDPSPTVFAAKAAYEAAGIGPEDVDIAQLQDTDAGAEVIHMAETGLCADGEQEKLLADGATEIGGSIPVNTDGGLIANGEPIGASGLRQMHELVRQLRGEAGERQVPGNPRVGLAQVYGAPGTASATILSL from the coding sequence ATGACCAATGACGTCGCCATCATCGGCGTCGGCCTGCACCCGTTCGGCCGGTTCGACAAAACCGCGATGCAGATGGGTGCCGAGGCAATCCAATTCGCCCTCGACGATGCCGGCCTGCAGTGGAAGGACATCCAGTTCGGCTTCGGCGGCAGCTATGAGGTGTCGAACCCCGATGCGGTCACCCGCCTGGTCGGGCTGACCGGCATCACATTCACCAACGTGTTCAACGCCTGCGCCACCGCCGCCAGCGCGATCCAGCAGACCGCCGACACGATCCGGTTGGGCAAGTACGACATCGGGATCGCGATCGGCCTGGACAAGCACCCCCGCGGCGCATTCACCGATGACCCGGCCAAACTCGCCCTGCCGCAGTGGTACGCCGAGAACGGTCAGTTCGTCACCACCAAGTTCTTCGGGATGAAGGCCAATCACTACATCCACAAGCACAACATCTCCGAGGAGACGCTGGCGCGGGTGGCCAACAAGAACTTCCGCAACGGCGAGAAGAACCCGAATGCGTTCCGGCGCAAGGAGATTTCCGTCGAGGAGATCATGGCCTCGCCGGTGCTGAACTACCCGCTGCGGCAGTACATGTTCTGTGCCCCCGACGAAGGCGCGGCCGCGGTGATCATGTGCCGTGCCGACATCGCGCACAAGTACACCGACAAGCCGGTATATGTGCGCGCCAGCGAGATCCGGACTCGGACCTTCGGCGCCTACGAGGTGCATGCCACCTCGGCACCACTCGACGAGGATCCCTCACCGACCGTGTTCGCGGCCAAGGCCGCCTACGAGGCTGCCGGCATCGGGCCCGAGGACGTGGACATCGCCCAGCTGCAGGACACCGACGCTGGTGCCGAGGTGATCCACATGGCCGAGACCGGACTGTGTGCCGACGGTGAGCAGGAGAAGCTGCTGGCCGACGGGGCCACCGAGATCGGCGGCTCGATACCGGTCAACACCGATGGCGGCCTGATCGCCAACGGCGAGCCGATCGGCGCCTCGGGCCTTCGCCAGATGCACGAGCTGGTGCGTCAGCTACGCGGCGAGGCCGGCGAACGCCAGGTGCCGGGTAACCCCCGCGTCGGCCTCGCCCAGGTCTACGGAGCGCCCGGTACCGCCTCGGCGACCATCCTGTCGCTGTAG